One Suricata suricatta isolate VVHF042 chromosome X, meerkat_22Aug2017_6uvM2_HiC, whole genome shotgun sequence genomic region harbors:
- the LOC115283927 gene encoding zinc finger protein 705F-like yields MESSLQETSLWGHASEEPSQEPQTEPQGLSALISYKAQESVTFKDVAVDFTQEEWALMDTTQRTLYRDVTLENISHLVSVGCHFFRSDVISQWEQRGELWREERGPPQGWSPGMKNNHNKEEIIPMQDICTKDPPNCWTVQKCYAGEDLCLYSGYDEIFTHAYTLTQHVLNHPVRKPYKCNECGKHFTRNANLRTHKITHTGENPFTCTQCGRRFRYFSSLTRHKRIHTGEKPYECRLCGKNFVRSSIK; encoded by the coding sequence ATGGAGAGCTCACTGCAGGAGACATCACTGTGGGGCCATGCTTCGGAAGAGCCATCTCAGGAGCCCCAAACCGAACCACAGGGCCTGTCTGCCCTGATATCTTATAAAGCACAAGAATCTGTGACCTTCAAAGATGTAGCTGTAGACTTTACCCAGGAAGAGTGGGCCCTGATGGACACAACTCAGAGAACGCTGTACAGAGATGTGACGCTGGAGAACATTAGTCATCTGGTCTCTGTGGGGTGTCATTTCTTCAGATCAGATGTGATCTCCCAGTGGGAGCAAAGAGGGGAGCtgtggagggaagaaagaggaccTCCACAAGGCTGGAGTCCAGGCATGAAAAACAACCAtaacaaggaagaaataatacctatGCAAGATATCTGCACGAAGGACCCACCTAATTGCTGGACAGTACAGAAATGTTACGCAGGAGAAGATCTCTGTTTATATAGTGGGTATGATGAAATCTTCACCCACGCCTACACGTTGACTCAACATGTCTTAAATCACCCTGTACGGAAACCctataaatgtaatgaatgtggaaaacACTTCACTCGAAATGCCAACCTTCGTACCCATAAAATAACTCACACAGGAGAGAATCCGTTTACTTGTACTCAGTGTGGGAGGCGCTTCaggtatttttcatctttaactaGACATAAgcgaattcatactggagagaagccttatgaATGTCGTCTATGTGGGAAAAACTTTGTTCGAAGTTCCATTAAATGA